The following is a genomic window from Nymphaea colorata isolate Beijing-Zhang1983 chromosome 3, ASM883128v2, whole genome shotgun sequence.
TAACTAAGCCAGAGAATTAGCTATGAAAACCTTACCAGTCTTGGCACACTTCTTGATATACATGCCAATGTCTTTGCACGAATGCGGGGATTTTTGTGTTGAAGATATGGTTGTAGCTTTGGCAATAGTACAGTGGGCGAGAGACACATGGTCATTGTAATTAATGTCCGCTCAGCAGCATCACAGACAAAACGTTTGTCTTGTGAAGACTTCAAAAGCAATTGCACAAGCTGTttgaaacaaaagaagacaGTCAGATTCACACACAAACAATGAAACAAGTGTTCTCACTTCtcaataaacttttgaaaacaGGCATAACAGTAAcacataaaaagagaataaCGAAGAACCAACCAACAAAGAAACAACATTCATATTGGTTCTTACCAGAGGCTCGAAAAAGTCAATAGTCTGATCTCTGTAGACCTTGAAAATATCAGCAGAAGCCATAATTGCAGTTTTGCATACAGCACTTCTTGGGTTCTTCAAGGACTTCACTATAAGTGAAATCACATCTCCCCTGTTTCGGGAATGAAATTCAATGTATAGGAACTACAAAAGccagaatgaaaaaaaaaaaaaaaaaaaaacgcaaacaATCTGAAAGTTGTTACTAACTATCGGCATTATTAGGACTAATACCAACTACATGAAGTTACTTACAAAAGCCAATAACAGGTGAATTGGGGCTTTTAGAAAGAACTAAGAAGGACTAAACCATGATCCATACAAGAATGAATAATGTGTTAACAGAAACATAAAATGTCTGCTTTCACAAGGAAAACACTTACAGCATTTCGGCAATTGTTTCCTTATGGAAAAGGGCCAGCTGACGCACATGGTTAAGGGCTTCACAGACCAACACCCAGTCTTTGGAGTCAAGCCTTGCTAATAGTGTCtacaagaaacacaaaaagcaCCGTCAGAGGGAAAATAAAAGACAATCTATTGCGCAAAAGATGTACTTCAACGGGACCATAAAGTCGTTGCAAAGCAAGAAGCAAGGTTAGTACACTTAGACTAGTATCAACATCTTCAAGCTGATGTAGATTCTCTGATTCTATGTACTCTATTTCCACGTTTCCATTTGCTGCAGCAGGATCCAAGGTTTTGACTTCCTTTGATGGAATAGATGAGACCAGAGATGCAGGTCTTACATGATTCATTTCCTTCAGATTCTCATTTTTAGCCTCTATGGGTGACTTCTCTAAGACACCCTTGCTACAATGTTCACTGTTCTTATCAGATACAGGCAGTACGTTGAGATCTCTAAGTGCTTTTTCTGACATTGCTTCGAACCCTTAAAATGCTGCAAAAGAAGATAAATCAACAACAGTTAAGTGGCCGGTTAAGCCTTAAAACGCCACTAAGAAAGATAGAACTGTAAAAGTTAAGTCTGGTTAAAGTATCGGACTGATTCTAACCAATAGTGACATATAATGGCATAAGCTAGTCGGGATCCTGCAAAAGCATATGTGCAAGTGCAATCGGAGTCTTACTATTTCAATTTGCTCTGATAACAAATTTACTGTTTACATGTGAATTTACATGATTCATTAGGAAAGAATCAACAACAGAATTTTGCTttgatacaaaaaataaaatcgtGGATTTGTGCATTCCTTGACCCACCAATTCTTGAAATGCCATGAGATCCGGCATAGGGTTCCTATTCATAAACGAACCACGCAGATCATGTTCATGCAGTCAAATTCGACCAAAGCAAACCCAAAACAATGAGACGCAGAGATGCATTTAAATTAGCTTGTAAATAAAGATCTTACTACATTCAACCCATTGTACAGTGGACGCACAtgacacaaaaaagaaaacgcGCAATTGAAACTTCAGTGAGCCACATCAGTACAATGTTTACACCCGGATCACGGTCCTCTATGTGAAGTGAACAGATAAGACAAGGAAACATTCCAAGAAGAAGATAAGTGCGTGAGAAAAACGCAGGCGGAAAGTAATAGATCTATTCAGACACCGCCTTTTCCAACCATTACTTCAAATTCAAGCCCGCATGCCGGTAACCACTTGTCGGCAGGCAGCCGGAACAGCTCAAAAGAAAGCAATTCAGGAGATCCAAGAGAAAACAAGGAGTTGATCTAAGAGCGTAGAATCATACTCCGGACCAATGCGATTCCCGGTCACTAACTGGGATCGCCGGGCGATGGCGCAAAATGGCGGTGCGTCGGTGGGCTTTCGAAGACCGGGGATCTTCGTTAGCGGTGGGTCCCGATCCGCGGGACCTCCCGTCAACTCGGCGACCTGTCGGTAGGAGCGACCAAACACGGCAATGGGACGACGAAGAGAGCAACAGAAACACAGAGCAAGATCTACGCCGGCAGGCAACCTCCAGCGGGTGGCGTCGGTGGGTAGGGCGGAGGTCACTAGGGTTGCGAGAGGCTGAAGGCAGAAGAGTTGGACAGTGACAGCGGGCGAGAGCGAGTGAGAGAGGGAATTGGGTGAGAGTAACGCCTCCCTCCTCCgcctcgtcctcctcctcctcctgaaTTCTTGCTTGCTACCGACTGCTCGTTCTATTTTTAAAGAACGACGGGGACACTGGGGAGGCGCTCCCCGCTCCCACTCTCCGCGAAGTCGCTTCCTCTCTCCCAGCGTCTTTTCTATTCAATGCCGTGGGCCCCACTGCTGTCTACGGCAACATGGGCCCCTTCATCATCATATTACTTTTTATCATAATTATTATTGCTCAATTATTACGTGTTTGTTCGGTAacatttggattggatatctgGTCGATGACCCCACTATTTAGATCTCGGATCCTCGGATCAATCGTTTTAATCCAATCTAATCAGATGTCCGAATCCGATGTGCATTTTTCATGTCCGATTTACCGAATATTAACTACTAATACATTCGGATTCGAATGTTAATGAATAAAAGTTTAATCCATCTTTAATtctcaatttttaaattcagaaGCTGTATCTGATTGGAGtgtggtttttatttttcacatctaaaacTGAGTAGGCAACTTAAAGGCCGACtcttaaaatatataaacaaacaTTGGATATAGGATGTTTACTGGATTCGATTCCAAATTTGACCGGctatttgtttaaaacttaatCTGATCGATgccatttcttaattttgaatccaaaccaATTGCTTGATCggattttaactattttttcatATCAGAATCTAAACACCCTAGCATTGGTTGATTCTTCAAAATAATAACAGTAACAATTGTAGTAAGGCTCGAATGTTTTGCATATAGCTCTTTGATTGCATACGATTTCATGTTGCATTTAACCGCCTGCATCACATCAAacttgaaacatatttctaatACTTCAGAAGCTCGTGTTTCTTATCATTGTTTTTTAATCCaattatataatttttgacaGGTGATGATGTAGAGCTCATTTATAGTGAAATTATCGAACATGTATTGAGGTTTTAGGTAGAAATATTTCACAAGAACTTGCAATGGATCCAACTCTTCAGTTCTTTTCCTGTGACAAAGGGAAACGAGTATCTTGCTGCTGCAGTAAATGGGAAGCTCACCCTCATTAATGGCCGCACGTACGAAGGGACCCATTGCTACAACTCCTTCATCTTTATAGGCTCCGGCTAGCTTCTATAGATCTTACTGGAAATCGAATTTTCATGTATGATGAGATGCAAAAATAGAAACTCTCGTGCAACGAcaacttaatatatgtataAGACTGTACGCTTGCAATGCAAAAATCAAATGAATCGAAGTTTAACTTttattacattttctttttctgttgcatTACAAGTTTCAATATTACAGTCGTTTCAAATATGTTGGAGAACATCAGTTTCTTGTCACAGTTATATCCTTCTATGTTCACAAGCACGACGGATTCAATTTAACAATATGTCGCTAATGTGGGCATACTATTGATCAGGAAGTTCAATTTCAGTCTATGCTTCAGGTCTCAAACAATGTATTTACTTTGTAAATGGTTGATGTTTGATCTGCTGGTTTTTTTGGCTAAAAAATTGACAGAAAAAGAGACAGAAGACAAAACTCTTAACAGGCAATAGTTTTGCTCTGTTTGATGGAAAGAAGCAAAGTTAGTTAAACCTACCACTTTAAGTGAAACTTTTGCCAAAAGCAAAACTTATACCTAGCTACCAAACATTGTTTAAATATAATTTCACCCTACATTTAAGGACAACTAGTACCCTCGACCAAATTTCACCGTGAAATATGTCTCTTACAACAGTTCACCTTAC
Proteins encoded in this region:
- the LOC116250794 gene encoding uncharacterized protein LOC116250794, which gives rise to MSEKALRDLNVLPVSDKNSEHCSKGVLEKSPIEAKNENLKEMNHVRPASLVSSIPSKEVKTLDPAAANGNVEIEYIESENLHQLEDVDTSLSTLLARLDSKDWVLVCEALNHVRQLALFHKETIAEMLGDVISLIVKSLKNPRSAVCKTAIMASADIFKVYRDQTIDFFEPLLVQLLLKSSQDKRFVCDAAERTLITMTMCLSPTVLLPKLQPYLQHKNPRIRAKTLACISRSVPRLGMEGVKAYGFDELINVAASKLSDQLPESREAARVLTLELQTVYEKSQLASQNLEAEHPGVDTWEQFCQSKLPPLRAQAVLRVTSTPREGLALEC